A stretch of DNA from Fusobacterium mortiferum ATCC 9817:
AAAGAAGAAATTGCCAAGTCCTTATAAAAATTTAGATATTTTTGATATTTTTATATTTTCTGAATAGAATAGATATAAGATTAGGGGAGGAAATAAAAAGTGAAATACCTATTAGGAATACTTTTGTTAATTTTTACAGCTTGTGGTGGAGATAGGAATATAGAGACAAAAAAAGATGAAGTTTTAAAGGTAGCTTTAGCTAATAAACCACGTTCTTTTGATCCACAGAAAAATACTGATAGTTCAACTCTTGCAGTTACTAAGCAAATTTATAATAACCTATTTTCTCTTGGAGAAAATGGAGAAATTATATTAGAGTTAGTGGAAAGTTATGAGATAGAGGAAGATAATTCTATAATTCTTCAGTTAAGAAAAGGTATCTTTTTTCACGATGGGAATGAATTAACATCTGAAGATGTGAAAAAAAGTTTGGAAAGAAATTTAGATATCCCAGTTTCTAGAATTTTAGTGGAATCAATAGAAAAAATTGAGGTATTAGATAAATATAGATTAAAAATTGTTCAAAAAAACTCTCCATCTATTTTGATTCATAATTTAGCACATTCATCAACTGCAATAGTAAAAGAGATTAAAACAGATAGTGATATAGATTTGATTGGAACAGGAGCATATAAAATAAAAGATTGGAGTTTAAGTGAAAGAATTAGTTTAGAAAGTTTTGATAAATACTATGAAAAAACTCCAAAGATTAAAGAGATAATATTTCAAACTATTCCAGAAAGTTCAAATAGATTAATTGCTCTTGAAACAAAAGAGATAGATATAGCTTACGATATTTCAGCAAATGATATAAAAGGAATAGAAAAAAATCCTAATTTAAAGGTAATAAATAGTATATCACTAGGAAGTGATTTTTTAACTATCAATACTAGAAAAATTAAAGATAAAAAAATAAGACAAGCTATAGAATATGCTATTGATAAAAATTCTATAATAAAAACTGTATATGAAGGTTTTGGAGAGATTCCCAATTCTATATTGACTCCTAGTGTTTTTGGATATGATAGAGATGGAGAGAAGAGAGAGTATAATCCTCAAAAAGCAAAAGAGTTATTAAAAGAAGCAGGAGTAAAAAATTTATCATTAAAACTTTGGATATATGATGAACCATCAAGACAACAAATGGCTCAGATAATACAAGCTAATTTAAAAGAAATAGGAATAGATGTAGAGATAATAGTGGCTGAGGTATCTACATTTTTACAATATACAGGTATGGGGGAGCACGATATTTTGATAGGACTTTGGTATGTGAGTACAGGGGATGCAGATTATGGATACTATCCTTTACTTCACTCTAAGTCTGTAGGTCCAGTGGGAAATAGAAGTTTTTATGAAAATTCTCAAGTTGATAATTTATTAGACAGAGCTAGAGAAATTTCAGACTTGAAAGAAAGAGAAAAATACTACCAAGATGTTCAAAAAATTATCTATGATGAAGTTCCTCTTTTACCTATTGCATATAAAAATTATACCATAGGCTTACAAAGAAATATTGAAGGATTTGTATTTAAACCGAATGGAAATCATATACTTTCAAAAATAGAAAGAAAATAATTTATTTAATAAAAAGCTTTTTCTTGAGCAAAAAATAAACTCAAAGAAAAAGCTTTTTGTTATATTACAAAATAAAAAAATAAGATAATAATTTGTATTGTTTATTTTGTAATTATTCGGATATAATTCAATATTTACAAATTTTAAAAATATAAAAATAGAGTATGAAAAAATGTTAAGTTTAAAAAATTACCATTTTTTTATGAAAAACAGTCCATAAATAAAAAAATAAAATAATATATTGCAATTAAAATCACAATATGATAATATCTAATTATAAGTGAATTTAATAAAGGTTGTTAGGGGACCTTAAATTTAAATTAAATTGAATGGAGGATAAGGTTATGGCAAAAAAAGTAGTTTTAGCAGGTGCATGTCGTACAGCAATAGGTTCAATGGGAGGAGCTTTAAGTAACGTTCCAGCAGCAGAGTTAGGAGCAGTAGTTATTAAAGAAGCTTTAAATAGAGCAGGAATCCCAGCTGAAAAAGTTGACCAAGTACTATTTGGATGTGTAATACAAGCAGGATTAGGACAAAACGTTGCCCGTCAAGCTTCATTAAAAGCAGGATTATCAATCAAAACTCCAGCAGTTACTCTAAACGTAGTTTGTGGTTCAGGATTACATACAGTAAATATGGCTGCTGCAATGATTCAATCAGGACAAGCTGATATCGTAGTAGCAGGAGGAACTGAAAATATGTCTTCAGCTCCATATTTATTAAGAAAAGGACGTTATGGATATCGTTTAGGAAATGCAGAATTAGTAGACGCTATGGTAAATGATGCTCTATGGGATGCATTTAACAACTACCACATGGGAATTACAGCTGAAAATATTTGTGATCAATGGGGATTAACTCGTGAAGAGTTAGATAAATTTGCTGCTGATAGCCAACAAAAAGCAGTAAAAGCTCAAGAAGAAGGAAAATTCAAAGATGAAATTGTTCCAGTAGTAATCAAAGGTAAAAAAGGAGATATCATTGTAGATACAGATGAAGGACCTAGACCAGGAACTACTGCTGAAGGAATTGGAAAATTAAAACCAGCATTCAAAAAAGATGGAATGGTAAC
This window harbors:
- a CDS encoding ABC transporter substrate-binding protein encodes the protein MKYLLGILLLIFTACGGDRNIETKKDEVLKVALANKPRSFDPQKNTDSSTLAVTKQIYNNLFSLGENGEIILELVESYEIEEDNSIILQLRKGIFFHDGNELTSEDVKKSLERNLDIPVSRILVESIEKIEVLDKYRLKIVQKNSPSILIHNLAHSSTAIVKEIKTDSDIDLIGTGAYKIKDWSLSERISLESFDKYYEKTPKIKEIIFQTIPESSNRLIALETKEIDIAYDISANDIKGIEKNPNLKVINSISLGSDFLTINTRKIKDKKIRQAIEYAIDKNSIIKTVYEGFGEIPNSILTPSVFGYDRDGEKREYNPQKAKELLKEAGVKNLSLKLWIYDEPSRQQMAQIIQANLKEIGIDVEIIVAEVSTFLQYTGMGEHDILIGLWYVSTGDADYGYYPLLHSKSVGPVGNRSFYENSQVDNLLDRAREISDLKEREKYYQDVQKIIYDEVPLLPIAYKNYTIGLQRNIEGFVFKPNGNHILSKIERK
- a CDS encoding acetyl-CoA C-acetyltransferase — translated: MAKKVVLAGACRTAIGSMGGALSNVPAAELGAVVIKEALNRAGIPAEKVDQVLFGCVIQAGLGQNVARQASLKAGLSIKTPAVTLNVVCGSGLHTVNMAAAMIQSGQADIVVAGGTENMSSAPYLLRKGRYGYRLGNAELVDAMVNDALWDAFNNYHMGITAENICDQWGLTREELDKFAADSQQKAVKAQEEGKFKDEIVPVVIKGKKGDIIVDTDEGPRPGTTAEGIGKLKPAFKKDGMVTAGNASSINDGAAAIIVMSEEKAKELGVKPMATWVDGALGGVEPSIMGIGPVESTRRVLERTGMEIKDFDLIEANEAFAAQSIAVGRDLGFDLTKLNVNGGAIALGHPVGASGCRILVTLLHEMQKRNAKTGLATLCIGGGMGCSAIVKRED